One stretch of Thermogemmatispora onikobensis DNA includes these proteins:
- a CDS encoding ABC transporter permease, translating into MDMRDREIQPASPLIAPDTNLMVPAEPELLVETPGVMPEVEGPKERKPVSPLRESLRRLRRDTRAMVSLGMIIFLVLLSLVGPFVYQHLGGIYDSPDNGPIPATVYRTFYHQELSHQDELPSAQYWLGTDDLGRDILARLMQGLLVSISVAVLVEVIDITMGILVGVLAGYFGGWIDQVLARLTDIIFAFPGLLFIILLTGIFGTWADTTLSNVPIIGPNGNARLLLVSAALALVSWPLMARLVRGQTLQIKEQQFIEAARTAGSSNFKIIWRHIIPNLFSIVVVAATLDISNTIIGEASISLLGLGVQQPGSSLGLMISEASNAVDTHPWEVLVPSMTLAILVLAFSFLGDGLRDAFDPRTKD; encoded by the coding sequence ATGGATATGCGCGACCGAGAGATTCAACCAGCCTCCCCCCTGATCGCCCCGGACACGAACCTGATGGTGCCTGCAGAGCCGGAACTCCTGGTCGAGACGCCGGGCGTGATGCCAGAGGTCGAAGGGCCGAAAGAGCGCAAGCCGGTCTCACCACTGCGCGAGTCGCTGCGCCGCCTGCGTCGTGATACGCGCGCGATGGTCAGCCTGGGCATGATCATCTTTTTGGTGCTGCTATCGCTAGTCGGGCCTTTTGTCTACCAGCACCTGGGAGGTATATACGATAGCCCCGACAACGGGCCAATTCCTGCGACGGTCTACCGCACCTTCTATCACCAGGAGCTGAGCCACCAGGATGAGCTGCCATCGGCTCAATATTGGCTGGGGACCGACGATCTGGGACGCGATATTCTGGCACGCCTGATGCAGGGGCTGCTTGTCTCTATCAGCGTGGCGGTCCTGGTGGAGGTCATCGACATCACGATGGGCATCCTGGTTGGCGTCCTGGCCGGTTACTTTGGAGGCTGGATCGATCAAGTGCTGGCCCGCTTAACGGACATCATCTTCGCCTTCCCGGGGCTGCTCTTCATCATCCTGCTCACCGGCATTTTCGGCACATGGGCCGATACTACCCTGAGCAACGTCCCCATCATCGGCCCCAACGGAAACGCCCGTCTGCTTCTGGTCTCGGCAGCCCTGGCCCTGGTCTCCTGGCCCCTGATGGCTCGTCTCGTGCGTGGCCAAACGCTTCAGATTAAGGAACAGCAGTTCATCGAAGCGGCCCGTACTGCCGGTAGTAGCAACTTCAAAATCATCTGGCGCCACATCATCCCCAACCTGTTCAGCATCGTTGTGGTGGCCGCGACCCTCGATATCTCCAACACCATTATCGGTGAGGCGAGCATCAGCCTGCTGGGCCTCGGCGTTCAGCAACCAGGTTCGAGCCTTGGCCTGATGATCTCCGAGGCCAGTAACGCAGTGGATACGCACCCCTGGGAGGTGCTGGTCCCTTCAATGACGCTGGCCATCCTGGTGCTGGCCTTCTCCTTCCTCGGCGACGGCCTGCGCGATGCCTTCGATCCTCGCACCAAAGACTAA
- a CDS encoding ABC transporter ATP-binding protein, whose protein sequence is MPENLLEVNNLKTYFFTRSGVVKAVDDVSFTMRPGEALGVVGESGCGKSVTALSIIRLVASPPGKIVGGEILFNGENILEKNNDEMTELRGSKISMIFQDPMTSLNPVFTIGYQIAETVKRHRKGISNDQAWQRAIEMLDLVRIPDARRRAKSYPHEFSGGMRQRVMIAIALACNPQLLIADEPTTALDVTIQAQILELMKGLAKEFGTALMLITHDLGVVAGSCEHVIVMYAGHIVESAPVRQIFQTPAHPYTVGLLQSIPRLDEKRGTRLTPIPGQPPDLSREIIGCPYAQRCPRVQPRCRQERPELKPVGRGEQLAACFYPS, encoded by the coding sequence ATGCCAGAAAACCTGCTGGAAGTGAATAATCTCAAAACCTACTTCTTTACTCGCAGCGGCGTTGTCAAGGCCGTAGACGATGTCTCCTTCACCATGCGGCCTGGCGAAGCCCTGGGAGTGGTCGGCGAAAGCGGCTGCGGCAAGAGCGTGACCGCACTCTCAATTATCCGCCTGGTCGCTTCGCCGCCAGGCAAGATCGTCGGGGGTGAGATTCTCTTCAACGGCGAGAATATCCTGGAGAAGAACAACGACGAGATGACGGAGCTGCGCGGCAGCAAGATCTCGATGATCTTCCAGGACCCGATGACCTCGCTCAACCCCGTCTTCACCATCGGCTATCAGATCGCCGAGACAGTTAAGCGCCACCGCAAGGGCATCTCGAACGATCAGGCCTGGCAACGAGCCATCGAGATGCTGGATCTGGTCCGCATTCCCGATGCCCGTCGCCGGGCCAAAAGCTACCCCCACGAGTTCAGTGGCGGCATGCGCCAGCGCGTTATGATCGCGATCGCTCTGGCCTGCAACCCACAGCTGTTGATCGCCGATGAGCCAACCACAGCCCTCGACGTGACCATTCAGGCCCAGATTCTCGAACTGATGAAGGGCCTGGCCAAGGAGTTCGGCACGGCCCTGATGCTGATCACTCACGATCTCGGCGTGGTGGCTGGCAGCTGCGAGCACGTGATTGTGATGTACGCTGGCCATATTGTGGAGTCGGCCCCAGTGCGGCAAATCTTCCAGACGCCAGCCCACCCCTATACCGTTGGACTCCTGCAATCGATCCCTCGCCTGGACGAGAAGCGTGGAACACGTCTGACTCCCATCCCCGGGCAGCCCCCTGACCTCTCACGCGAGATTATTGGCTGCCCCTATGCGCAGCGCTGCCCGCGGGTCCAGCCTCGCTGCCGGCAAGAACGGCCAGAGTTGAAACCGGTAGGCCGCGGTGAACAGCTTGCGGCTTGCTTCTATCCAAGCTAG
- a CDS encoding ABC transporter ATP-binding protein, giving the protein MVQQQMATSTATGTTLVEVKGLKVHFPIKGGLFNRTIAHVKAVDGVNLTIRRGETLGLVGESGCGKSTTGRAILQLIKPTGGSVKLNGVELTTLPPSELRKKRAEMQMIFQDPFGSLDPRFTVGQIIAEPLENFKRGNAREIREQVAHLLEVVGLNPYYVNRFPHEFSGGQRQRIGIARALALRPSFIVADEPVSALDVSIQAQVLNLLQDLQAEFGLTYLFVAHNLSVVKHISDRVAVMYLGRVVELADSEKLYELPLHPYTQALLSAIPVPDPEVEARRKRIILEGDVPSPVNPPPGCNFHPRCWKAQQVCREVTPPLEEKERNHYVACHFPG; this is encoded by the coding sequence ATGGTACAACAGCAGATGGCAACCTCGACAGCCACCGGGACAACGCTGGTCGAGGTCAAGGGCCTGAAGGTCCACTTTCCGATTAAAGGCGGCCTCTTCAATCGCACAATCGCTCACGTGAAGGCCGTTGATGGTGTCAATCTGACGATTCGCCGCGGCGAGACGCTTGGCCTGGTAGGCGAGAGTGGCTGCGGCAAGTCAACGACAGGGCGAGCTATTCTGCAGCTCATCAAGCCAACCGGTGGCAGCGTCAAGTTGAATGGGGTAGAACTGACAACGCTGCCACCCTCTGAGCTGCGTAAGAAGCGCGCTGAGATGCAGATGATCTTCCAGGACCCCTTTGGCTCGCTCGATCCACGCTTTACGGTGGGGCAGATTATCGCAGAGCCACTAGAGAACTTCAAACGGGGGAACGCTCGTGAGATCCGTGAGCAGGTGGCTCACTTGCTAGAGGTGGTGGGGCTCAACCCGTATTACGTGAACCGCTTTCCTCACGAGTTCAGCGGCGGCCAGCGCCAGCGCATCGGCATTGCTCGTGCTTTGGCGCTGCGTCCCTCCTTCATCGTCGCCGATGAGCCAGTCTCCGCACTCGATGTCTCGATTCAGGCCCAGGTGCTGAACTTGCTCCAGGACCTGCAGGCCGAGTTCGGTCTGACTTACCTGTTCGTGGCTCACAACCTCTCGGTGGTGAAGCACATTAGCGATCGCGTCGCCGTGATGTATCTGGGACGGGTCGTTGAGCTGGCGGATAGCGAGAAGCTCTACGAGCTGCCACTGCATCCCTACACCCAGGCGCTGCTCTCGGCCATTCCTGTACCTGACCCCGAGGTCGAGGCCCGCCGTAAGCGCATCATTCTGGAAGGCGACGTGCCCAGCCCGGTCAATCCACCCCCCGGCTGCAACTTCCATCCGCGTTGCTGGAAAGCACAGCAGGTCTGCCGCGAGGTAACGCCGCCCCTCGAAGAGAAGGAGCGGAATCACTATGTGGCCTGCCACTTCCCAGGCTGA